The proteins below are encoded in one region of Pseudomonas putida S13.1.2:
- the dkgB gene encoding 2,5-didehydrogluconate reductase DkgB, with protein MSVPSFGLGTFRLTGQAVVDSVTSALALGYRVIDTAQIYKNEADVGQAIAESGVPRNELFITTKIWVDNYAADKLIPSLRDSLQKLRTDYVDLLLIHWPAPGNGVELREYMTALAEAKKLGLTRQIGVSNFNIELTRQAIAVVGKGEIATNQIELSPYLQNSKLTAYLKDQDISVTSYMTLAYGKVLKDPVLAEIAAKHKATVAQVALAWALQLGYAVIPSSTKRENLASNLLARDLKLDADDMARIATLERNGREVSPDGLAPAWD; from the coding sequence ATGAGCGTTCCTTCATTCGGCCTCGGCACCTTCCGCCTGACCGGCCAGGCCGTCGTCGACTCGGTCACGTCGGCCTTGGCACTGGGCTACCGCGTCATCGACACGGCACAGATCTACAAGAACGAAGCGGATGTTGGCCAGGCCATCGCCGAAAGCGGCGTGCCGCGCAACGAACTGTTCATCACCACCAAGATATGGGTTGACAACTATGCGGCCGACAAGCTGATCCCCAGCCTGCGTGACAGCCTGCAAAAACTGCGCACCGACTACGTCGACCTGCTGCTGATCCACTGGCCGGCGCCAGGCAACGGCGTTGAGCTGCGCGAATACATGACTGCGCTGGCCGAAGCGAAGAAGCTGGGCCTCACCCGTCAGATCGGTGTTTCCAACTTCAACATCGAGCTGACCCGGCAAGCCATTGCCGTGGTGGGCAAAGGCGAAATCGCCACCAACCAGATCGAACTCAGCCCGTACTTGCAGAACAGCAAGCTGACCGCGTACCTGAAGGACCAGGACATCAGCGTGACCTCGTACATGACACTGGCCTACGGCAAGGTGCTGAAAGACCCCGTACTGGCCGAGATCGCGGCCAAGCACAAGGCCACTGTCGCCCAGGTTGCGCTGGCCTGGGCCCTGCAGCTGGGCTACGCGGTAATCCCGTCTTCGACCAAACGCGAAAACCTGGCCAGCAACCTGCTTGCCCGTGACCTGAAGCTGGATGCTGACGACATGGCACGCATCGCCACGCTCGAACGCAATGGCCGAGAGGTCAGCCCTGACGGCCTGGCGCCGGCCTGGGACTGA
- a CDS encoding MFS transporter, producing the protein MTISAASVAAATPADQPQGFAVRIVGAAAFAHLLNDLIQAVLPSIYPMLKSDFALSFAQIGWIALVYQVTASLLQPWVGMYTDKHPQPYLLPAGMLVTLVGIALLAFAGSYEMLLVAAAVVGVGSATFHPEASRVARMASGGRFGTAQSTFQVGGNTGSALGPLLTAAIVIPHGQPAIAWFMLAAALAVLVLLRVTGWSVRHGQARLKSFAGQQAPGLSRGAMWRAVVVVAVLMFAKFVYIASFTNYFTFYLIEHFGLSVQHSQLYLFVFLAAVALGTFAGGPVGDRIGRKAVIWVSFLGVAPFALALPHANLAWTAVLAVAIGLVMSSAFAALVVYAQEAVPGRVGMVSGVMFGLMFGISGIGAAGLGELADRHGIEWVYQAIAFLPLLGLATALLPATRSKAPPSRCC; encoded by the coding sequence ATGACCATCTCCGCCGCCTCCGTGGCCGCCGCCACGCCTGCCGACCAACCTCAGGGCTTTGCAGTCCGTATCGTCGGTGCTGCCGCATTCGCCCACCTGCTCAACGACCTGATCCAGGCCGTGCTGCCGTCGATCTACCCCATGCTCAAAAGCGATTTCGCGTTGAGCTTTGCCCAGATCGGCTGGATCGCCCTCGTGTACCAGGTAACAGCCTCGCTGCTGCAACCCTGGGTCGGGATGTACACCGACAAGCACCCGCAACCGTACCTATTGCCAGCCGGCATGCTGGTGACACTGGTGGGCATCGCCCTGCTCGCCTTTGCGGGCAGCTATGAAATGCTGCTGGTGGCCGCTGCGGTGGTCGGCGTGGGTTCGGCAACCTTCCACCCCGAAGCTTCGCGGGTGGCTCGCATGGCCTCCGGCGGGCGCTTCGGCACTGCCCAGTCGACCTTCCAGGTCGGCGGCAACACAGGTTCCGCCCTGGGCCCGTTGCTGACCGCTGCCATCGTCATTCCACACGGCCAGCCAGCCATTGCCTGGTTCATGCTGGCGGCTGCGCTGGCGGTGCTGGTGCTGCTGCGGGTGACCGGCTGGAGCGTGCGCCACGGCCAGGCCCGGCTCAAGAGCTTCGCCGGCCAGCAGGCCCCCGGGCTATCGCGGGGCGCCATGTGGCGCGCGGTGGTGGTGGTCGCCGTGCTGATGTTCGCCAAGTTCGTGTATATCGCCTCGTTCACCAACTACTTCACCTTCTACCTGATCGAGCACTTCGGCCTGAGCGTGCAACACAGCCAGCTGTATCTGTTCGTGTTCCTCGCAGCGGTGGCGCTGGGCACCTTTGCCGGTGGCCCCGTGGGTGACCGCATCGGGCGCAAGGCGGTAATCTGGGTTTCGTTCCTTGGCGTGGCGCCCTTCGCCCTTGCCCTGCCCCATGCCAACCTGGCCTGGACAGCGGTACTGGCGGTGGCCATCGGCCTGGTGATGTCCTCGGCATTCGCAGCCCTGGTGGTGTATGCCCAAGAGGCGGTGCCAGGTCGGGTCGGCATGGTCTCGGGGGTGATGTTCGGGCTTATGTTCGGCATCAGCGGCATTGGTGCCGCCGGGCTGGGCGAGCTGGCCGACCGGCATGGCATCGAGTGGGTGTACCAGGCCATTGCGTTCCTGCCGCTGCTGGGCCTGGCCACCGCGCTGCTGCCAGCTACCCGCTCAAAGGCCCCGCCCAGCCGTTGCTGCTAA
- a CDS encoding AraC family transcriptional regulator produces MVKPQRELLVEVDQWTWDVGSRATDYPSDWFIEPHTHAKHQLIYAIKGLMIVESGNECWTVPPSRGVWMPCGQVHAIRCVGNVKMRSVFVRTDAAAGLPLQSKAISISPLLSELIKASVGFTAPFAEDSREARVMRLILDEICVLPTLPLKLSQPSDKRLRVICAGLQERPDDNATVADWGLQLGVDEKTIQRLFRSETGMTFGQWRQQARLMQALERIALGERIIDVAGALGYDSPSAFASMFKRQFGTTPSQFFK; encoded by the coding sequence ATGGTAAAGCCGCAGCGTGAATTGCTGGTGGAGGTCGATCAGTGGACCTGGGACGTGGGTAGCCGCGCGACGGACTACCCCAGCGACTGGTTCATCGAGCCCCATACCCATGCCAAGCACCAACTGATCTATGCCATCAAAGGGCTGATGATCGTCGAGTCCGGGAACGAATGCTGGACAGTGCCGCCCAGCCGCGGTGTGTGGATGCCTTGCGGCCAGGTGCATGCCATCCGCTGCGTCGGCAATGTGAAAATGCGCAGTGTCTTCGTGCGCACCGATGCGGCAGCGGGCCTGCCCCTGCAGAGCAAGGCCATCAGCATCTCGCCGCTGCTCAGCGAACTGATCAAGGCCTCGGTGGGCTTTACCGCACCGTTTGCCGAGGACTCGCGCGAAGCCCGGGTAATGCGCCTGATCCTCGACGAGATCTGCGTACTGCCGACCTTGCCCCTGAAACTGTCGCAGCCCAGCGACAAGCGCCTGCGGGTAATCTGCGCGGGATTGCAGGAGCGGCCCGACGATAACGCCACCGTCGCCGACTGGGGCCTGCAACTGGGCGTGGATGAAAAGACCATCCAGCGGTTGTTTCGCAGCGAAACCGGCATGACCTTCGGCCAATGGCGCCAACAGGCGCGGCTGATGCAGGCACTGGAGCGGATTGCCCTGGGCGAGCGGATCATCGACGTGGCGGGGGCACTGGGGTATGACAGCCCCAGTGCCTTTGCCAGCATGTTCAAGCGCCAATTCGGTACCACGCCCAGCCAGTTCTTCAAATAA
- a CDS encoding DUF1348 family protein translates to MSRPPLPPFTRESAIEKVRLAEDGWNGRDPAKVALAYTPDTVWRNRVEFPRGRAEVEAFLTRKWDHELEYRLIKELWAFTGNRIAVRYAYEYHDDSGQWFRAYGNENWEFADDGLMQNRHSSINEHPISEAERKFHWPLGRRPDDHPGLSEMGL, encoded by the coding sequence ATGTCCCGCCCACCCCTTCCGCCCTTCACCCGCGAAAGTGCCATCGAAAAGGTCCGCCTGGCCGAAGATGGCTGGAACGGCCGTGACCCGGCTAAAGTCGCACTCGCCTATACCCCTGATACAGTCTGGCGCAACCGCGTCGAGTTCCCCCGTGGCCGCGCTGAGGTCGAGGCATTCCTCACCCGCAAATGGGACCATGAACTGGAGTACCGCCTGATCAAGGAGCTGTGGGCCTTCACCGGCAACCGCATTGCCGTACGCTATGCCTACGAGTACCACGACGACAGCGGCCAGTGGTTCCGCGCCTACGGCAACGAGAACTGGGAATTTGCCGACGACGGGCTGATGCAGAACCGCCACTCGAGCATCAACGAACACCCCATCAGCGAAGCCGAGCGCAAGTTCCACTGGCCGCTGGGGCGGCGGCCGGATGACCACCCAGGGCTGAGCGAGATGGGCCTCTGA
- a CDS encoding NEL-type E3 ubiquitin ligase domain-containing protein: MTTSPIPVDSIDALIARQLPGWLKRASAEHLTLLRAASLRQQQAQDQLDARLKGITPLDDFAESLLKSALEPYGITQADMRLAQVRLVTLHPNPSISAALPSTSTRVVSTQALLSAALHNFHIKEMQPGWFVAGSQLVDASGQLLPISAEAFVGLCRDIDIGRHYQSHLQSQLQGEGMAVESLLEEASSANLELAAIVARIKGEIDEQTYRRISQVGSTASVIPADNAVLKCHTLRLLGKNVVGALVIEVRQNAHLLGVIAWLPEDPYAPVSWHTSWELLYMTLGIRLRNEAYRQYFQRFVAERDRVSFYTALNTLLSHGNTVLPLELDGRCFAIEGDVFVALREARLDKMVDDARVLAVSTEDEDIADRRARLQGYLDLGLSVAGLAALFVPVLGQAMLGVTVVQLAGEVYEGYQDWQLGDRNAALGHLFNVADTVAMAAVTTIGAAALGKLAQRVARVDALVPVRVAQGQLRLCDPTLPGYQRDGVDLMVGQAVNENGRSLRRLHDAAYEVSEGDDGAWRIHHPSRPGAYVPALEHNGAGGWVHEFEQPQRWHDAARMVRRLASRTAQVSDEVVSGALQATGFDADCLRRLLLENAPPPARLLDAIERQQLHREFPALRGDAFEEVFNERQINPQAADQTVMRDFPGLTQRCAREIVEGASSVEMDSLANAGRVPLALAERARWALRDSRIDRACAGLRQGAAVNDDTGKLALGLIDAIAPWSAGVKVELPAASNGGLLEALIPQLDSRQRQLLGGSPLTASALGQRLGREALADREAAARMIGLAQVGQGIRPPLRLFDGRLGYPLSGHLTGTRQALRRTLNHVFPLMNSEQLELYLQDLAQRGGDPWNHVSQLLHAKASLKQALQGWRNESGLNVIRRLRRIKVARRITTSWQRFTPGEVAGDYHLTIVGDRVGYLPALPDNVVFDHITHLTLRDMQLTTLEASFLGRFTKLRNLDLRGNQLTRLPAGIEQLTELTNLRLGGNQIVLSSDDNLRLSQLLGLRRLELNGNPVGLLPPLATFPLLRRLSLRNTGLGELPADLARHGNLELLDMRDNQIQTLPEALSVVPLRLLQGLELHDNPLSDDTVQRLQLARASAGAPERQRAAHASSLPSAVAPWLAGFTPAQQEVRLARWNHLYREAGARDLFRFLSDLRDLREYHAQPRDLQARVWHILEACEQHAEVRAALFEQVGRPRSCSDELLLTLSELEVGAMVARAGTAGNGVQKERALVRLGRSLFRLDKVNAIAARHIADYFSTDPVEVYLTYRVKLADSLDLPAQPSHLSYESFSGVGREDLDAARSEVLREETPQALAQALADQHFWQDYLHEHQAVCFSRLDEPFQQRLDTLLEESKTLSDGDYVTQSEQICAEREVAKRELVLELSREAIQRQGL, encoded by the coding sequence ATGACCACTTCACCAATACCTGTCGATTCCATCGATGCGCTGATTGCCCGTCAGCTGCCAGGCTGGCTAAAGCGCGCTTCTGCCGAACACCTGACATTGCTGCGCGCAGCTTCATTGCGTCAACAACAGGCGCAGGATCAACTCGATGCCAGGTTGAAGGGCATAACCCCCTTGGACGATTTCGCCGAGTCGTTGCTCAAAAGCGCGCTCGAACCCTATGGGATTACGCAGGCAGACATGCGCCTGGCTCAGGTCAGGTTGGTAACCCTGCATCCAAACCCGTCGATATCGGCTGCTTTGCCTAGTACTTCTACGCGCGTTGTAAGCACCCAGGCGCTTCTTTCGGCGGCGCTGCATAACTTCCACATAAAGGAAATGCAGCCCGGCTGGTTTGTGGCAGGGTCACAGTTGGTCGATGCAAGTGGGCAGCTGCTACCTATAAGTGCAGAAGCATTTGTTGGCCTCTGCAGAGACATTGATATCGGCCGGCATTATCAAAGCCATTTGCAATCGCAGCTTCAAGGCGAGGGGATGGCTGTCGAGAGCCTCCTCGAGGAGGCGTCGAGCGCCAACCTGGAGTTGGCGGCAATAGTTGCCAGGATCAAGGGTGAAATCGATGAGCAGACGTATCGGCGCATTAGCCAGGTTGGAAGCACAGCATCCGTGATACCTGCCGACAACGCCGTATTGAAGTGCCACACACTGCGGCTGCTGGGCAAGAATGTCGTCGGTGCACTTGTCATCGAAGTGCGTCAGAACGCCCACCTGCTGGGTGTTATCGCGTGGTTACCTGAGGACCCGTATGCCCCGGTAAGTTGGCACACCAGTTGGGAACTGCTGTACATGACGCTTGGCATACGCTTGCGTAATGAAGCGTATCGGCAGTACTTCCAGCGCTTTGTCGCCGAGCGTGATCGGGTCTCCTTCTACACGGCTCTGAACACACTGCTCAGCCACGGCAATACGGTTTTACCGCTTGAGCTGGATGGGCGCTGCTTTGCCATCGAGGGTGACGTGTTCGTCGCACTGCGCGAAGCACGGCTCGACAAAATGGTGGATGACGCGCGGGTATTGGCGGTATCGACAGAGGATGAGGATATCGCCGACCGCCGTGCACGCCTGCAAGGCTATCTGGACCTGGGGCTGAGCGTGGCAGGCTTGGCAGCGCTGTTCGTACCTGTGTTGGGGCAGGCCATGCTCGGGGTTACGGTAGTGCAACTGGCGGGTGAGGTGTACGAAGGCTATCAGGATTGGCAGTTGGGTGATCGCAACGCCGCATTGGGCCACCTGTTCAATGTGGCCGACACGGTGGCGATGGCGGCGGTGACGACGATCGGGGCGGCGGCACTGGGCAAGCTGGCCCAGCGAGTGGCGCGCGTGGACGCCTTGGTGCCGGTAAGGGTGGCGCAGGGGCAGTTGCGCTTGTGTGATCCGACGTTGCCGGGTTATCAGCGTGATGGCGTCGATCTGATGGTAGGGCAGGCAGTCAATGAAAATGGCCGTTCGCTGAGGCGCCTGCACGATGCTGCTTATGAGGTGAGCGAAGGCGACGACGGCGCATGGCGTATTCATCATCCGTCAAGGCCGGGGGCCTACGTACCGGCACTTGAGCACAATGGTGCCGGGGGATGGGTGCACGAGTTCGAGCAACCGCAGCGCTGGCATGACGCCGCCCGCATGGTTCGCCGCCTGGCCAGCCGCACCGCGCAGGTGTCCGATGAGGTGGTGTCGGGCGCGCTGCAGGCCACCGGTTTCGATGCTGATTGCCTGCGCCGTTTGTTACTGGAAAATGCGCCCCCGCCGGCACGCTTGCTCGATGCCATCGAGCGCCAGCAATTGCACCGTGAGTTCCCGGCGTTACGAGGTGATGCTTTTGAGGAGGTTTTCAACGAGCGGCAGATCAACCCGCAAGCAGCGGACCAGACAGTGATGCGGGACTTCCCAGGCCTTACCCAGCGCTGCGCACGGGAAATCGTCGAAGGGGCCAGCAGCGTCGAGATGGACAGCCTGGCCAACGCGGGCCGGGTACCATTGGCCTTGGCAGAACGTGCACGCTGGGCACTACGCGACAGCCGGATAGACCGTGCCTGCGCAGGTTTGCGCCAGGGCGCAGCGGTAAATGACGATACCGGCAAGCTCGCGCTGGGCCTGATCGATGCGATTGCACCCTGGTCGGCCGGGGTCAAGGTTGAGCTGCCTGCCGCTAGCAACGGTGGGCTGTTAGAGGCGTTGATCCCCCAGCTGGACAGCCGCCAGCGACAGTTGCTCGGGGGTAGCCCGTTGACGGCAAGCGCGCTGGGGCAGCGGCTTGGGCGTGAGGCGCTCGCCGACCGTGAAGCGGCAGCCCGAATGATTGGGCTTGCCCAGGTGGGACAGGGGATTCGACCCCCGTTACGCTTGTTCGATGGGCGTTTGGGCTACCCGCTCAGTGGCCACCTGACGGGGACCCGCCAGGCACTGCGGCGCACTTTGAACCATGTGTTCCCGCTCATGAACAGTGAGCAGCTGGAGTTGTACCTGCAAGACCTGGCTCAGCGGGGGGGGGACCCCTGGAACCATGTCAGCCAACTGTTACACGCCAAGGCCAGCCTCAAGCAGGCATTGCAAGGCTGGCGGAACGAATCGGGGCTGAACGTTATTCGCCGCTTACGCCGTATCAAGGTAGCCAGGCGCATTACGACAAGCTGGCAGCGCTTTACCCCAGGGGAGGTGGCGGGTGATTACCACTTGACCATCGTAGGTGACCGGGTGGGGTATCTGCCGGCCTTGCCTGACAATGTGGTTTTCGACCACATCACACACCTGACCCTGCGCGACATGCAGCTGACGACCCTTGAGGCGAGCTTCCTCGGTCGCTTCACCAAGCTGCGCAACCTGGACTTGCGGGGCAACCAGCTGACACGCCTGCCCGCAGGTATCGAGCAATTGACCGAATTGACGAACCTGCGCCTTGGTGGCAATCAGATTGTACTTTCCAGCGACGATAACCTGCGCTTGAGCCAGCTTTTGGGGCTGCGCCGCCTGGAGCTCAACGGTAACCCCGTAGGTTTGCTGCCACCCTTGGCGACGTTCCCCCTGCTGCGCCGGTTGTCCTTGCGCAACACCGGTTTGGGCGAGTTGCCCGCTGATCTGGCCAGGCACGGTAACCTGGAGCTGCTGGACATGCGTGACAACCAGATCCAGACGCTGCCTGAAGCACTGTCGGTGGTACCGCTTCGCTTGTTGCAGGGCCTGGAGCTGCACGACAATCCACTCTCGGACGACACCGTGCAGCGCCTGCAGTTGGCCAGGGCGTCGGCCGGGGCGCCTGAACGTCAGCGTGCGGCTCACGCGTCTTCGCTACCAAGCGCTGTAGCCCCTTGGTTGGCAGGCTTCACGCCGGCACAGCAGGAAGTGCGACTGGCGCGCTGGAACCACTTGTACCGGGAGGCCGGTGCGCGGGATCTGTTCCGGTTTCTCTCAGACTTGCGGGACCTGCGTGAATACCACGCCCAACCCCGAGACCTTCAGGCGCGGGTGTGGCATATCCTCGAAGCCTGCGAGCAGCACGCTGAAGTGCGCGCGGCCCTGTTCGAGCAAGTGGGTCGACCGCGCAGTTGCAGTGACGAGTTGCTGCTCACGCTCAGCGAGCTGGAGGTTGGCGCGATGGTCGCAAGGGCCGGAACAGCCGGTAACGGGGTGCAGAAGGAGCGGGCGCTGGTGAGGCTGGGGCGTTCCTTGTTCCGCCTCGACAAAGTCAACGCGATTGCGGCCCGGCATATTGCCGATTACTTTTCGACCGACCCCGTCGAGGTTTACCTCACCTATCGCGTCAAGCTGGCGGATAGCCTCGACCTCCCTGCGCAGCCCAGCCATCTTTCGTACGAGAGTTTCAGTGGGGTTGGCCGTGAAGACCTGGACGCTGCGCGCAGTGAGGTTCTACGGGAGGAAACGCCACAAGCCTTGGCGCAGGCACTGGCAGATCAGCACTTCTGGCAGGACTACCTGCACGAGCATCAAGCGGTGTGTTTCAGCCGCTTGGACGAGCCTTTCCAGCAGCGCCTGGATACGTTGCTCGAGGAATCGAAAACGTTGAGCGATGGCGACTATGTCACCCAAAGCGAGCAAATCTGCGCAGAGCGTGAAGTCGCGAAACGCGAGCTTGTACTTGAATTGAGTCGTGAAGCCATTCAGCGCCAAGGCCTGTGA